The sequence TGGGTGGACGGTAGGATGAATATATGGATCAAAGATGGGTGGATTGTAGGATGAATATATGGATGAATAACAGAAATCATGCTGCCAACGTGTTTCCCTTTCAGAGCACAGCATGGCCGAGAGCCTCACGGTGGCGTTGCGGGTGGCAGGAGAGGCCATAGATGAAGCCATATCCAAGGCCGAGGTTCTCACTGATAACCAGGTTAAACACTACGTCCATGTGTTCACGTCTTTCTTAATGGTCTGTTCTGAATATTCAGTGTCTGTTCTGAATACTCAGTGTCTGTTTTACAACTATTTACCCTCAGACAGTATCTTATGCTGTGCAGTCAGTATTTTTGAGATGCAAATGCGCAACAGTACACTACAGCCAACTTTTCCAATAGAAAAGCatattggggcatccgggtagcgtagcggtctattccgttgcctacgaacacgggggatcggcggttcgaatccctgtgttacctcgagcttggtcgggtgtccctacagacacaattagccgtgtctgttgatgggaagtcggatgtgggtatgtgtcctggttgctacactagcgcctcctctggtcggtcggggtgcctgttcagacgggagggggaactggggggaatagcgtgaccctcccacgcgctagcccccccctggcgaaactcctcactgtcaggtgaaaagaagcggctggcgactccacatgtatcggaggaggcatgtggtagtctgcagccctccctggatcagcaaagggggtggagcagctaccggggtggctcagaagagtggggtaatcggccaagtacaattggggagaaaaagggggggggcatattggataattttctgATGATAATGTAAACACCACAGAATACTGCTTCTCTGCCCTTTGAGGTAGATGATGGAGTCTCTACAATGCATAATATTTTTTATCTGTTTATATTTATTCATTGTAGTATTTACATTTAACAGTGTATACTCATGGACCATGCAAGCCCTGCAATTATTTCTATGAAaattgaaaattgaaaaaaaaggcTTATGCTAATTTTTATCATATACAGTAAAATTAGTCATACGTTAATGTCTCAGTTAATATTGTTTAACATTTCTTTAACAGAGTTGGTTTACAAACCACAACTGACTTCTGCAGCCCAAGTCAACTGCTTACGTGTGTTATGACGAAGCAAATATTTTAACAACTGTCAGTGCCATAAATCCAAATTTCATGTCCATTTATTCAGCCGCTGTGGTATATTTCCCAAAAGACTTACTTTTGTTCTAATCTGTAAAGTGTCTCTAAGCTCTTGAGTCGAGCACAGTGAAAATACGACATATCTGAAAAGGAGTAATCGGCTTATAGGACGTGTGGCTCGGGGCGCTTTTCCTTATTTGTGcgtttgtttgtttacttttgtgTTCTCTTGCCAGCATAAGCAGAATGAAGCACAGTATCTGCGGGAGCACAGACAAGAGCTCATCGAGGAGCTGGCCAAAACAATCATGCAGAAAGTAAGTGTGCCAGTACGCTTTGCCGTCATTGACAAGGACACTGCCTTCTGGCCAGTTTTGTATAGTGTGTAGTTGGGATGAGTCATGTTGTGTGAATCCACCGCGTAGCACTCAGACCGGGTCATTTTGCATTACTGTCTTTTTATGTGGCAGGGACATGCTTTCAAATGCTTACACGAggcacacaccaaaaaaaaaaaacgaaaccagCATTTTCTGTCCAGACCATCTGATTTGTATGTTCTGAGGAGGGATCAGACCCGCCGCATGCGGCAATAATCTCGCCTCTTACCCTGGCAGATCATCAGTAGGAGGAAAACCTTGGCAGAGATAAAGCCAGAGCATGACCAGGACTGTCCCCCTGACCACGGCGTTGATGAGCAGCACCGCCACTATCAACAGCCCGCCTGCGGCCGAGCCCCCGGGTCACCCAACTACCAGCCCAGTCTCAGGGTAGGAGGCGCCTCACAGTGGGAACCACTTTGATTGCTGAGCACAATAAAAACACAGGAATTTGTCCGAGGGGTATGTTATTTGAAGAAGTGTGTGTGCGCAATTCTTACCTCCTGGACTTCAAACCTTCTCATATGCCATGCATCACTTGCAATATGCTGATCCCTACTGGTTAAATGGAGCCACGACATGTCCTGCGGTATTTACCATTCAGTGTGATGGTACCCAAAGTCAGATTACACTTTTATAAAGAAAGTGTAGGCGCCATCACTTTGACCATAGAACTACAACATGACATGTTAATGAAACTGCAAATCTGAGTTTTAATTTTTCAAATTGTCGTTTGTCACATATAGTTCGTTTCAATCCCACGCTGTCCTGCTGAGGGACACTTGGTTTACAGTCAAGGTTTAAGATGGATATATGGAGATAAATGATACATCACATCTGACAGTATCAACACAACATCTACATTCAACAGTATGATTGCCAGTGTCCGTCTTGTTGTTTTTCCCAGAGGTCGCGCTCTGCCTTCTCGCTGTTGGACAGCAATGCTTCAGAGGTGAACTCTGGGGTTTACCACAACCAGGACTTACCACAAGGGTTCAAGAAAGATGTATTCGAGTCTGCCATGTCCATATGGAAGAGTGCGGACCGGCTGGACAATTCTAGTAAGATTTTGTGTCTTGTAGTCTCAATTCCAGTAAACAGTGTGCTTCTTTTATGGCATTTCATATGGCGGGTCATTTCAAAACAACTACCAATAATAAATCCCAAAACGTTATTCCCAGAAGGGGAATGGGGCAGGAAACTCACCCCTCCATACTACTTAATAATTTAAATagaattacatttatttttttcgAGCATATTCGCCTTCATTTATTTAGAGAGAGACTCCCGAAGAGCCTGTACTTCTGTAGTCATATTTACAATGTACATAATAAACAACACCTAACAGGCATGAGACAATTCTAGAAGGTTTCATTTTAATGGAACATCCTCTTTTGGGTTGTCAGAATGTATAAGAAAATGTGCTAGGAAATGCAAGAACTGTGTTTTTAAAGAGAAATATTTCTGGGAAATAATACCCAGAATTTGTATTTAAGTCTCCTTCCTATTCATATCTCACCACTGATAGAACTATTTCCTGTTGGCTAAACCCTGTCTccattgtgtttgtgtttgttcgagtttgtctgtgtgttgtgctTTATGTGTGATTTTTGCTTTGTGTGGTGTGCTTGTGTGGCATTTTGCATTGTCTTTGTCTGCACTGTGTCTGGTCCTTGCCGATGTGCATGCGGAGGCGGGTCCTCAGTGTTGAAGAGCCCAGATGGGAACTGGATTGCCCTGCAGAGTGCCCAGTGGTCACGGTCTGGCCTGCTGACCAAGAGGAAGGGTCCGGTTTACCGTGCCCTGGAGAGGGAGTCTGGGGTAGTCTCCGCTTACGAAGGCCTGAGCTCCGAAAGCGAGGAGAAGCCTGAGCCCAACAGCTCCTGGCATGCGGCACTGCGAGAGGCCCACAGGAAATCAATAGACTGCAATTTCAAACTCCAGGACACCCACAGAGACCGGTCCAGGTTCCCTTCTCCTCCGATGGGGTCGCGAGGCAGCGGAGAGGACTTGACCCCAGACTCAGAGGGGACCTTGAAGTCGCACAAGCCTCTGCCAGCTCATTATAAGAGAAAGGTGCCCCAGGAGATGAGACGACTTTCATCGTCCCACAGGACCAGCATCATCAACATGAACTTTAACCCGGAAGGATTCAGAGAGGAGAGCAGTGGGGCGGATGAGCTGGAGGTGGGCCAAGTCAGGAGGTCACGGAAGAAAAGAAGATGTAGGAAGGAGCAGCTGCCAATTTCTTCTTCTGtgccggtaaaaaaaaaaatagacacgAACCTATTAATGTACAAGTGTCAGTCAGAAATTCAACTTACCAAGTTAAATTTACTCTTGGGAGCTGTTTAAAGACGCCACAAAGTCTTGGATTTTTGACCACTTTGCACCCTCTTGTGGACAAAAGCAGTAGTGTTTCGAGGAATAATGAGTTCATTTAACATAAACAATGTTTCTTGTCGCAAAGATCTACAGCCACCCTTTGATAGCtcatgcatttgttttgaagagaagagtgggagatgtagtggtgttttggaaaaatagCTGTATGTACGATATACAGTCATCAGGGAAATGCATCTTTaattgtgtctatctatctatcccttcTGTGTACCATAAACCATTTCATCAGATTTAGGATACAAACATTTGAATCATCATATtgcaatatctaatcttctctCCGATGGTCTCATTTAATtatgttgggcggcacggtggcccagtggttcgcactgttgcctcacagcaagaaggtcctgggttcgaaccccaggctgtcccaggtcctttctgtgtggcgttcgcatgttatccccgtgtctgcgtgggtttcctccgggtgctccagtttcctcccaccatcaaaaagacgtgcacgttagggttaatactcctgtctgtgcccctgagcaaggcaatggaaagaagaactggagttggttcccgggcgctgcagctgcccactgctcctataccataggatgggatagatgcagagaacacattcattgtaaggatACAAAGTCAAATATAGTggctgtcttcttcttttttttcatttttaatatagAGACATATGAATTAAATTGAGACTGATGAATAATCGGTAAAAAACTACACGTAGCAGCTTTAAGTGAAAGATTAAAACAAGTCTGTAAGAAGTTCTTCACAAGGGATATTTGGGAAAATAATACGCTTAGTGTAAGTACATTTTAgaatggtctttttttttcttcatctatTTACTCATGTTTAATGCCCAAAAATACTCAACTATTCCTTCTCAAACTTACAGGATTACGACCACAGATTTCTGGACACACTCGGGGACAACCAATCCCAGCATGCTGCTGACGCCGTCACCCCTGACACGCTGACCTCTGAGACCGTTACCCCTGAGCCTTTTGACCTTAGAGACGACATTACCGAAGGTGGAGTAAAGCAAGCTGACCCGGAGCTGACGTTCAAACTAAAAGAGATAGCCGGCATGGCCGTCAGCATTTCCCAACCGTATGAACTTGATAGACGGGGAGACAGTGATGGACCCACGGAGAAGAGGAGGACAGGGGCTACGGAAAAAGATAAGGCACTTGAGAATATGGGCATTGATGTGGAtggcggaagagtggaggatgGCAGAGAAAACATGGGGGACGAGGAGGAGACGAGATACAAACTGGGAATGCAGGTCGAATACTTCTTGTCCACTGATGATGAACAAGAGGGAGTGGACCAGAGTGAGAGAGATTTACAAGAGGAAGACATGACAGCGGATGGGCAAGAATGGAGGGAGGGCGACATGGAAGAGCTTGCCTTTAAACTACAGCGGCTAGAGAGAGCGGTCCAGGCCAGCCAGTTCTCATCCACCGAGGATGAGCTGGACCGAGTGGGCCTCTCTGATGGACACAGGGGTAGGGGAGCAGCAGAggatgtaaagaaagaggagcTGGCCTTAAAGGTGTGCAGATTGGCCAGCCAAGTCAACGCTGCCCAGTTTTCATCCACCGAGGACGAGCTAGACAGAGCAGGCCAGGTGGAGGGCAGCGGCGGGGGTGAGGAGGAGGACAGAGCAgaagagcaggaagaagtgaTCGATGAAGAGACCCTTTGGAAAATGGAGGCCGAGAAAATGGTTCAGGGGGCCCAGGTGCGCGACTTGGCCAGCCTGGTCAGCGCCTCCCAGTTCTCCTCCACGGAGGATGAGCTGGATCGAGCTGGGGAGAGCATGGGGGCAGTCCACGATGGGGAGATAGCGACTGAGGATGCGGCGGAGAGGACGGAGCTGTGGTACATGAAGATGGAGAGGGACGACGGGGAAGAAAGTCAGGAGGAGAGGTGGGAAAGCATCGATGACGTTGACATGAGGATGTTTGACTTTGAGGATGAACTGGAGTCAGATGGAGAGAGGGCAACAGATTCAAAGGAGGCTCTAGATGGAGGTGAAGTGAGCCACACGGAGACGGTGATGCAAGATGAGCGAAGGGTAGATGGTGTCAATCAAGATGAAATGGGGGAAGAGGAATCTGAGAAGACATGTGAGGAGGAAAGAGTCACAGCAGTGACGAATAAAGATGGAAGGAGGGCAGAGGAGCATAATGATATGACGGCCAACACgctgggtgaagaagagagagagacagaggacaagGGCAAGACTGGAAGGAGGAGGACATCCTCAGTCACTCTCGAAAAAGGAGTCCATGAAGAATTCAACATTTTACAACATAAACCAGGGGTGGAGATGGTGGATGGAAGTGAAGGACAGTTAGAAGAAATAACGGACAAAAACAGGAAGGGGGGAAAAGCAGGACGTGATGAAGAAAGTGTGAAAACGGACAGAATGATCAGTAGCAGTATGTACAGCTGGCCTCTGGAAGAGATGCAGACAGATACATTAGCTGACAAAGTGAAGGATAGATGTTGGGAACCAGAGGAAAGTAGTGAGAAACTAGAGGTGGGGGAGAGAAATGAAGATGACGAGACAGTTGGAACAGGAGGCACAGAGGGGGGTGTAGTAGAGGAAAATGAAGGAAATGTTGGTGGAAACCTGAGGAAAAATAGACAACAGAAGACCAAGCcagatcctgaaaacagaaatgcACAGCCAGATCTTGAGATGGTGCATTCGGTTGTCATTGCAAGTAATGAGATAGCAGAGCAGACACATGGAGCCAGCGTGGAGTATAAAAGAACCAAAGAGGAAGACGAGCAGGACAGGAAGGCGACACAAGAGGAGATGTTGGTAGAGGAGCAGACGATGGAGAGGCAGGGAAATCGTGTTGGAGGCACTGAGGAGAatgagagtgaagagagagaatCGGATGAACCACCAAAAgggaccaaagaagaagaagagggcgccctctcagatcaggagggcATACTGTCACCTGAGGAGATCCAGAAAGTAAGAAATGCAGAACAAGTGCAAATGTTTGACAAAGTTCTGACCTCTATGAGGGCGATGATACATGAAGCTGCTCTATTAATGGTAAATATAGATGTGCAAATTGCATCAATAGGCAACAAAGTTGGACAAAGGGTCACAAATATATTGAAATGTTCATGGCAAAAGGATGACTAGTGTCCCATTAGAGGTTTCAGAAGACCTGGCCTGTGTATCACTGCCCTGATGTTTCCTCCTTCCAACTTACCAAGTAGACAGCGATGACTCACTCACACTGCTTTACATccattgttctctctctctatctgaccTCTCTTTTTTCTGATCTTTGTTTCTGCACACAAGGAAAAGAGCACTGAACTAGACAAAACAATACAGTTAATATCAACTCTGCTGGAGCAGGTGAGAACTGACACATGGCTTCGCAAAAGACAAATGATCTTGTTTGGCTTTGGTGAAGACGGAATGGTACTTACTGTATGCCGATACAAGACTGCTGCTTACCTTTACATCTTTTCTTATCTTTCCTCCTTTCTTACGCGACATGTACCGTGTCAACAATTCACGTTATGTTTCCACCGTGTGCATTAGTGCACAGTTTTTATGCATAATCTATTGAATACACGGTTAATGCATTGTGTGCGTTGTTTGTGTGCGCGTTTGCATTGCAGAGGTACTCGGCGGTGTCCCTGTGCAGCATCACGACCGAGATGCTGAAGGTGCTGAATGCTACGGAGGAGTTGCTGCAGGGCGTGGAAGGAGGAGACCGTTGCAGCCCTCAGCCCAAACCCTCCCTGCCTCCCAACACGGACCCCAAGAAACTAGACCAACAGTTCTCCAGACTGGAGGAGAAGGCGAGTGGCTCCGGATACATTTTACTTAACGGTCAATTCAAACGCCACTTTTATTTTGCAGCTTATTTAAGTGCTTTCTCAATCTGTTTGGCTTGATTTGATTTCTGATGCATATGTGACACATTATCCAAAGTGAAACACAATAGTAGAATACAACACTATAGAGTATGTAAAGTTACAAGTACCCGAAAGGAGTACAAAGTACAAAGAcactgtacccagccaattggTTTAACAAATGTCCCTGAGTTTCCATCGATAAAGAAATATAAAGTGATATGTAAGACAAAAATACAGGACAACTCTGTCTGCTGAGTTTCTCCTGTGCTCCACACTGTTGAATCAGGATTACTAGATA is a genomic window of Lampris incognitus isolate fLamInc1 chromosome 14, fLamInc1.hap2, whole genome shotgun sequence containing:
- the myripa gene encoding uncharacterized protein myripa yields the protein MTGPCSDLYTHAETHRDEPRRAQMPSVRELKQELDEESSRCLLLSRQSLFNQRCCIRCCAPFTFLLKPRRRCRDCRYFVCKACCLYNKRDKASLCSTCQKSRLLKTRSLEWFYANVKSRFKRFGSAKVLKTLYKKHLEERGALSDHTEGSTYEESICNEGSVCGSDSAFYRQSEEHSMAESLTVALRVAGEAIDEAISKAEVLTDNQHKQNEAQYLREHRQELIEELAKTIMQKIISRRKTLAEIKPEHDQDCPPDHGVDEQHRHYQQPACGRAPGSPNYQPSLRRSRSAFSLLDSNASEVNSGVYHNQDLPQGFKKDVFESAMSIWKSADRLDNSMLKSPDGNWIALQSAQWSRSGLLTKRKGPVYRALERESGVVSAYEGLSSESEEKPEPNSSWHAALREAHRKSIDCNFKLQDTHRDRSRFPSPPMGSRGSGEDLTPDSEGTLKSHKPLPAHYKRKVPQEMRRLSSSHRTSIINMNFNPEGFREESSGADELEVGQVRRSRKKRRCRKEQLPISSSVPDYDHRFLDTLGDNQSQHAADAVTPDTLTSETVTPEPFDLRDDITEGGVKQADPELTFKLKEIAGMAVSISQPYELDRRGDSDGPTEKRRTGATEKDKALENMGIDVDGGRVEDGRENMGDEEETRYKLGMQVEYFLSTDDEQEGVDQSERDLQEEDMTADGQEWREGDMEELAFKLQRLERAVQASQFSSTEDELDRVGLSDGHRGRGAAEDVKKEELALKVCRLASQVNAAQFSSTEDELDRAGQVEGSGGGEEEDRAEEQEEVIDEETLWKMEAEKMVQGAQVRDLASLVSASQFSSTEDELDRAGESMGAVHDGEIATEDAAERTELWYMKMERDDGEESQEERWESIDDVDMRMFDFEDELESDGERATDSKEALDGGEVSHTETVMQDERRVDGVNQDEMGEEESEKTCEEERVTAVTNKDGRRAEEHNDMTANTLGEEERETEDKGKTGRRRTSSVTLEKGVHEEFNILQHKPGVEMVDGSEGQLEEITDKNRKGGKAGRDEESVKTDRMISSSMYSWPLEEMQTDTLADKVKDRCWEPEESSEKLEVGERNEDDETVGTGGTEGGVVEENEGNVGGNLRKNRQQKTKPDPENRNAQPDLEMVHSVVIASNEIAEQTHGASVEYKRTKEEDEQDRKATQEEMLVEEQTMERQGNRVGGTEENESEERESDEPPKGTKEEEEGALSDQEGILSPEEIQKRYSAVSLCSITTEMLKVLNATEELLQGVEGGDRCSPQPKPSLPPNTDPKKLDQQFSRLEEKVYVAAGTVYGLETELGDLEECARSISSATSDKELSFLEEQVASAAAKVHQSELQISNISARIAALKTAGLNVDPHSRFTKARTIPIMPITLDSSRQLRRRLPAPPITGSIVARVLRRIPFEASPQCSQQAEELQELCTSIIFL